The Palaemon carinicauda isolate YSFRI2023 chromosome 20, ASM3689809v2, whole genome shotgun sequence DNA segment ACATGGTGTTCGGTgtacctaagcacacattcaagaccGTGGAGGATGCGTACTGtggataccaccaggtggagctAGATGAAGAAAGCCAAGACCTAACCAGATTCATTACCCGCTGAGGGagatttcgttaccgtcgtacccccatggggcactgctctgcCAGCGATGCGTATACTTGACGATTCGAtgacgccatccaggacatccagaggaaatataaatgcatataagacACCCTGCTCTATGACGACAGCATCGAAAGGGCTTTCTGGCATGCCTACGAtttcctcgaaacatgcgcagccatGGGTGTCACCctgaagccggagaaattccaattcgcaggaagagaagtggactttgtgggcttcaacttgggctgggaggcctacaagcctaCAGAagaacgtttggcggccatcaagaacttcctgATGCCACGTCAGCCATCTATCActgacataagggcttggtacggattcaTCTTGGAAACTAGTGTACTGGGACCAGGAACTCTGCACCAAATTCCATCACGTCCAAGACATaatctgccaattagcaaaggaaGGGTTGGCCTACTACGATAGGAGCTGCCCCagagcagcgatcaccgactggagcaaagagggcatagggtttgtaatccttcagcAGTATTTCGCATGTAGCTCCGCCACCGCTCCCTTTTGCTACACaggtgggtggcgcctggcactatgcggcagccgccatctcaccgccgccgaagctggctacgctgccATGGAGAGGGTGGCCCTCGCGGTatcctggtgtctccagaaggcgaggctgttcttgctggggtgcccccaCCTCACcgttgtcacggaccaccgcctgTTAACCAAGTTGCTGTGGGACCGGGCCCTCACGGATATCTTCAACCCCCATCTCTTCAGGCTGAATAAGAGAAccctgcagtaccgattcagggtcaagtatctgCCAGGGATGCGTAACAGTGTGGCAGACTTTCTGTCACGAAAACCCGCCTTGAAGGCCGATCCCAGCGCCCACAACGTGGACCTCGACAAAGACCTCACCGACGCCATAGCGGCCgccgtcttggcagcagtagagcacgacAGCTGCGTCATGGACGAGGCGAGTGTTAGGCAAGTCGCCGTCAGCGACCCCGTGTATCAGCTATTCATGGCtagggtcctggccggggactgggccgacaggaagtcccaggaagttgcatgccttcggcacttctacggtgtcagggagaggctggccgttatccaagacttagtgacatacacattcgaacagggcaacgtccgCCTAGTTATCCCAGAGactctccgtcagcaggtggctgctagcctacacgcggggcaccaaggcctggattCGCTGCAACGAAGACGGTGTACTGgtctggactcgagggggacctgcagtatcactgATCTTCGTGCGAAGAATGCAACAtacacgcaccatcccaggccgcggaggaactcatcatcacgccgcccccagagtaccccttccagatgaagGTAGCGGATATGTTCCAGCACaacggacactcgtacatggcctacgcaaacaggctcacaggttggctggagctggcccacttcccccgCGGCACCTCCTCCTCTAACATCAAGACCCAGCTACGTCACTACTTTGCAAGTTGGGGGGCCCTggagcaaatctccacggacgatggcaccaatctggcaagcgaggaaatcggggaatttttcaagttatggctCGTGTCCGTGCGGCTATCATCtgcccagtacccgcagtccaatggcagggcagaggccgcagtcaagggCGGGAAGCACATAATAATGGCCAACACGGGCAGCGGCGGCAACCTccacacggacaagtcctctatgtcTATGTTGCAGTACCTCAACCCCCCCTCTTTGCGGAATAAATAAGTCACCTGCCCAGATGGTAACGGGCAGGCAGCTCCAAGACGGCGTCCCTACGGcccgctggcacctcacggtagacaaacatTGGGGGGAAACCTTACGGCAAAGAGAATATCAGATAGCTGTCAGCTGTGCTGCCCTCACCGGGAACGGGCCCGGCAGAATGCTTCCAGTTATCAACCcaggatcccatgtgcaagtgcaAAATCAGGCTACTAAGCTGTGGGAACGTACCGGTACCGTGGCGGAAATgctcccataccgacaataccAAGTCAGACTGAACGGAAGCGGacgcctctccctccgtaacaggaagtACCTGCGACTCACCTTATCAGGGTTCCAGCCAGGGCGGGCCACACCTGCCACGCATCCAGCTCCGCTTACGCCCCAGCAGCCACCGGTCAGTCACCCTACACCCAGCCCACAAGCAGTACTGGAGCCACGCCACTCACGGCGCACCAGAAGGCCAGCGTGGATGAATGACTACACCTGACGTCGTTAACTGTCATGTACCTTCTTTTATGTAATCACGTACAATACAGTAGCATCTGcttatgttttttattaatatgcTACTCATATTATTTTACGAACATGTATTGCCTACACATAGCATTTTACACTATCTACAGCAATATATTTGTCTCCTTACTCTTGCACATGCATCCAATTTAATCCATGAATATCCATGTATTACTTTTAATCATTGCCTCCCCATGTATGAATCTCGGGGGgtgatgatggagtacctgcatagGTACGATATGTTTTCTCCCGAAATGGGATAACTCATCGGTGGCATCTCATCGCCAGCCAACTCATCACCGCCAACTCATctccggcccaactcatccccggcccaacttatcTCCGGCCCAGCCCATCTCTAGCCCAACTTATACCCGGCCCAACTCATCACTGgtcgaacacacacgcacacacacacacagactgcaAGGCAGTGTAAATAAAAACGAAATAACAGTTACTCAATTACCAATCCTACTATTTGTAAACCAAAATACCAAACTATGAAATCAAAGTTTGTCAACAAAAACATTAGTAAATTTTAACCTTTCAACGCATGACGACAATTACTCAATAACCAATTACAAACAAAAGTACCCAAGTATAAAATCAGATGTTTGTCAACAAAAACGTTAGTAATTATTAATCTTTCGATATATCACTTTCAGTTTTACATTCTTTCAGTAAACCCATTACAATGGAGACAATTTTAAGTCAGAGAGGCAAAGCAAAATGTTCTCATGATGGCTATTTGTTCATTTTCGACAAATTCAGCAAAACAGACAGCAATTTGATGTTCTGGAAATGTGATCAGCTCGGAAGGTGTAAAGCGAGAATACATACAAAATTTGGAAATGTATTTAAAGTCATGAATACTCACATCCATGATTTTTCACCGATAAAAGTAGAAGTAGAAAGGACAACTACAAAAATTAATATCAGAGCTAAAGAGAAGATGGAAAACCCAAGTGTAGTGATTAATGAAGTTTTATGTAATGTTCCCCAAGCGGTGCAAGGATCACTCCCGAATTCGTCGGCTCTAAAGAAAACTATTCGTCGGAAACGGAATCAGATTAGTGCCTCTCCGCCAAATCTAGTTGACCTAAATCATTTAGCAATCCCTGAAGAATATTCGACCTACGAAACAGAGCCAAACTAGAAGGAAGGAGAAGTTGGTTGCAACATTTGGTATCAGCAGAGGTTTGGTATGTAGACGGAACGTTTAAGATTGCTCCCACGCTACTTTTTTCAGGTGTATATTGTAATGGCTCAAAAAATCAGAGGTGTCACTCCAGTGCCTTATGCTCTATTAGCTAACAAATGGAAAGTTACATATTCAAGtctatttaaaatgataaaagaatgtcAACCAACAGTGAACCCGAAATCGGTTGTATGTGATTTTGAAATTGCAGCATTTCTGGCAATCAAGGAAAATTTTCCACAAGTCGAACTAAAAGGGTGCTTCTTTCAGCTTAACAAAATCATGCAAAAACACATTGCGGCTTTGGGTCTAAGTTCTCGCTATAATAAGGCTAGCCAGTTTTCTTTACAAGTAAAGATGATACTCGCGCTTGCATTTGTACCTGTCAATCATATTGATTCATATATTGATGTCTTAGCTGATGAATTATCCCTAGAGCATGTGCCAATCTTGAACTGGCTTGAAGACAATTATATAGGTCGGTTAAACAGACTTGGAAATAGCAGACGTTCACCACTCTTTCCATTGGAAATGTGGAATTTGTATTTTCGAACTTTAATTCATGAAGATAAAACAAACATCCATGCAGAAGGAGCTAACAGAAGATTACAAATGGAATTAGGAATGGAACATCCTGCAATCTGGAAATTCATAAATGCACTTAAAAAAGTTCAGAAAGGTAGAGATTTTTATTTGGAATCACTTATAGCAGGCAGTTCACCACCCGCCAAATTAAAAAAGTACAGGGATACTGATTCCCGCATTCTTAGAATTGTTCAAAATTTTAATAAAGGGACTCCCATTGAATATTTAAGAGGCATTTCTCAtaacataaaacttttttttctatattttcatgaatTTGTTGTCTTCAATTATATGGTGTTCCTTTATTTTTAGTGTTATGACAGATTAATACATGATTCTGAATAAAGGTGTTTTTAATATTTACTGAATTTCATTAATCACTGCCgggaatgagttgggccagggatgagtttgGCCAgagatgagttgggccggggatgagtaggCGGCGATGAGTTGGCGGCGATAAGTTGACGGTGATGAGATGTACCCCATTCGTTTTCCCATGTCGGGTAGGCGACAAatagtgtgccggttgcagagagcaactgtgATCAGTCTGTGCCTcaggacgcaataaaccacatgcctcaCCCACTGTGTATCgcttgtcccaccttgacatctaataatgtacaacgtctcaaaatcaaaatttggtcagtgcaacttctaccttttctaaatcctgcttgttcatctctcagcttttcatcaatctttctctccagtctccttagaataaacaaacaatatattttttataacaactgatgtaagtatgATGTGTttataattactgcaatcagtcaggtgtcctttttttcgccattttcaccaatactcctaactcccattcatcaggttttgcctcatcatgccacattctacaaaataaaattataagtaGTCTGGGAATCACGTCATTTTTGGCCGGTATAATCTCgtcagttattccattgtatcaagGTCCTTACCATCAATTTACTGTTTTTTGGATATCTtcgtcttcaaacacactgaatccattcatgagcacatcaaggtcttcatcagattcaggtatatcaatcaaattattctcttcatatctccttttgatgacctcactaaagtgttccatccaacgttgtctttcatcatcttctgttgttataataaatttatctctctttttgaatggtatatggttcttctttgccccagtcgagatttcagtaataattctttgagcaattcttacaccataaccacttcatgaattcatagatttgtcagcctcatctgctttactgtcaaaatattctctccagtaattcctggcttttcttttaacatcactatcaatattggaatacttagtatACTCTACATTGTGATATTCCttacatcctcgaaaactttcaataatcaatttctgtctttgcctcctttttatagtatcccaagtatcataaaatatcctttgctttctcattgtaactatttttcccaagatttcactaccaactgactgatatatgttctttatatcacaccattcttcatctaTTGTTTGCTCTtatagtctctaaaactgcaaatcgattcctaaattcaattgcaaatgtttctctgtggtcttcttctaaaagcttagtggtatcaaacctaggcattctatctacctttcgtttgggtgctttcagttttaatttcagtatggcaattgggagctggtgatcactaccaatatctccacctctatagcttcttacatttctcagagtcctcttctctttattaatggcaatgtaatctatccgtatacttgtgaatgttcttgtgttgaaaaagagtacctccaatgacaagattgtttgctgaactgaaacatatgaaatgtgctcccttttcatttgctacccatcacattctctatcccttgattattcctcctaactttagcattgaagtcgccaatcacaattttcatatcgctatctgggatctcatctattagacTCTGCAATTTTCCATAGTATTCATCTTAacctttctttaggggaatcatttcATAGTGCAGAAGAAATTATAAGATCATATTGCACTGCCTtgttttgaactttgctagtaacattcCACTATTTGCAGCTTTCTACTCGGTTAATGCTTTTcttttcttggtgtcatcatcatccctaccctttctcttctatattttctgatcttcctgaatatatatatatatatatatatatagatatatatatatatatatatatataactatatatataagtatatatataactatatatatatatatatatatatagccttgatCTAGAGttcccttaccaatccccttactacGTGTTTCACTTGGGGCAAAGACATCCATACTATATTTCATTAATCTACTCTCCACGTCCTGTTACTTCCCCATTTAATGCATGGTTCTAACCTTCCAATTAcctacttttaatttttctttagtatttatagagCGGGAGATTCTTAGGTCCCCTCTACAGCCGGGActtggggccattctttcatcttctctatccatgactgactaaatccatagaggattcattggctagatacatcaaaggatagctagttccttgtgatgcgcagtgtgtatctaactaaggcaagcaaCCCtttccggtccatactaattctagtaagatcaaccaccaggcatcaggagtaaaagctgaagagaccgtttgtccattgACTTAAACACAATCCTTCACTCTGCTGCCAGTTACTTCATCGAGAttaaggggggcatttcctccccaCTCAAAGCTCTCATTAGTCCACTAAGTTGCTTATCCGCTTATACACGactaaccgttggcaaacatggattgctaagatatacctcctagcaaagtataataatgatagtaatgataatgataataataataaaaacaaaaataatattaatgataataataataataataataatcataatatttataatatatacgtatatatatatatatatatatatatatacatatacatatatatatatatatatatatatatatgtatatatggtggatTGGATTGCATGTAGCTAGCGAAATAGTTTGGTGTAAAGGCAGATGTGAGACAAGTGTGTGTTATATCTTAGTGACTGTTCAACTGTCTTCAAAATCTTTATGGATAGAATGATATGAAATGTCAGAGAAAGAACGATGGAAGTTTGCATTAAATAACTGTAGTATAAGTAATTGATTTGTGAATGATTTGTGGAATGGTTAATGTTTAACCATTATATGAAGCTGATTGGGGACAGTTAAGAGACTGTAGAAGAATGTAAGAGAATTTGAAAGTGACTGCAAGGAAAAGGTAGATGTTAAATGAATGTGAGAGCGAGGTATTGAGAGGAAATTTTCGATAGCTGCATGGGGAAATCAATTTAGTTTGGTGGTGGGAAAATAGAAGTGAATAATTTGAATAATCatcttagagaaaaaaaataatgaaaggttGTTATTGGAGAGAGATAATTCTCAGTATAggagaagcaagaaaggtagcaggataCATGCAAAATCCTCTATATTTACTTGAAATGCTCGGGATGCCAAGGTAGGGCTGAGTGAATGCATTGTTGAACCAACTCCGCTCTTTGAAAGTGAAGTATAGCTGTGGAATGTAAATGAAAGGAAGGAGGATTATGATGTCAAAAAGAATTGTTTGAGTAGcatatttgatttaaaaaatagATAGTGTGACAAATGGAGAGATGCAAAGTAACGAAAGGATTATCATAGGCCAAAATTATTGACTATGTTAGTATAAACAATGTACAAGTCAGAATTTCTAGGATGTAGGAGGAACCGAAAGTTCGAAATGATTGAATATACCGATCTAATGTtggattattttaatttttgtgaccccTTAAACCtgtaggtgattattattattattattattatcattattattattattattatcataataataataataataacaataataataataataataataataataataataatcatcatcatcatcatcatcatcctcctcatcattataataataataataataataataataatcatcatcatcatcatcatcatcatcataataataataataataataataataataataataataatattgataataataaaaataataataataataataataataatattgataataataaaaataataataataataataatgaaaataagaatgataataacaataataataaaaatgataataataataacggacaaCTCTACCACAGTGAAAGGCAATAAAAGGAGTAGATCAGgcaatagaaattcaaaataaccATTTCCCTTTCCCAGCATGGAGCCATTCAGCGATTATTCGGACCAGGACCCAGAGAAAATATGCCATAATATTATGTGCATGAAATAAAGCACcgtaaaacaacaataaaaagatatGTACACTAATGTAATAACCACTCCATTTCGCTACTATAAAATTATCACCGCTGCCAAAACCAAGATTCAGAAATGATGACATTTTTAGCCTTGCGAGCACTATGCTATAGTGGCGTTGCAGATATATAAATTTCTCTACAATGAACCAATATATGTTGTCTAGTGaagaattatttctatttgatcaaTCACTTTGATTGAGATTTTTAGTGTTTCGTTTTCAATTTACGTTCACCATTAACTTATATAAATGTTTAATTATAACATTCTGGTATATGTTCTGACATTTGATAAAAAGACTGAATAAAGAATCCAAGATTGTCATAGTTCCCCTTTGAAAAGCTCCAAAAGTTTGAAAGAACACTAACTTATAACAATCGTTGTTAATAATATCGGCGGCAGTAGCAAATAGCTAACAAAGACCTTATTAAAAATTTTTGGtgccctattggaaacatccctcccAGGCAATCTGCAGGACAGGAATTCGATGTTGATGCTGAGGgatcctaaaggtctacctgctgatcataatatatatatactatatatatatgtgtgtgtgtatatatatatatatatatatacatatatacacacacacacacatatatatatatatatatatatacatatatatatatatatatgtatgtatacatatgtatatacatatatatacatatacatatatatatacataatatatatatatataatatatatatatgcgtaaaaatcacagggaaacgtgatgctcagatgcagaaggaccacggggaaaataaaaatatgaaatataagattaagttctgactagtttcgtgatacttcttcagaggattgatttattgagagaggtttctttaaattttataggtacagtaaacgtacgaacatacatatagagacttatagaacaatgacgctcccatgcTCGCTACCTAAGCTgctatcaggtgtttactgggcggagagcAAACTTCATTAGATACCTGCTAAAAATAGACTTAGGTTTAGTCTAaatagaaagccaacgaatatctcagcatatatcCATTACTAAGCAAATCAAGGCAACATAGTTAAGACatctgtatttatttctatatttttaagagcatttcgagtctgcagccctgaatatattgatgatgaaataaatgagattagagcaataggtaaaaaactaaagtaccctgaaattgtgttatatGATGCACCAAGAACAgccaaaaaaaaacctttttcggtaatgataacgggaaaactacaatacacaaaattttttTTGTAcagccttatagtaattcttttaaagaaattccccatctgttgaaaaatgtcaatgtaaatgtagcatttaggagtaacaatcaaataaaaactgccttaataaagaattctcctgacattaccaatggaagtgtatatcgtattccatgcaattattgtgaaaaattctatataggTCAAACTTgtaaagccctaaaaaagagaattgaaaaacATAAGGGAAGTGTCAGATATCctgaagataataatgcactctttgcccacgttagacaTAAAagtcacactattaattggtcatcgtgcaaaaaaatttattcattcaaataacttattggaaagaaacatcatagagtcaagATTCATAAAggaagctatttaaaaaaaaaaaaaaatttatccactTTAGTagtgaatatattgtgaataattaatgtccctgtgtaattattatttagtcctaagctaccattcactgaagggtaaaattatttaatatattatgcataagtacgtTGGCACTTTAttttgttatgctagatataagccCTGATATATATGTAATTGCATGTTaatggtaataaggttatatgtgcatgaaaatatatatatatatatatatatatatgtatatatatatatatatatatatatatacatatatatatatatatatatatacatgttaattatgtgtaaaaacatgtatatgtaagtctatgtatgtgtttgtatatgtatactagtaGGTGTACACGTaagtgtatgtctatgtatatattatgcatgtgtgtatatgaatgtctgtctgtgtatacgatgtatatgtctttgtatatatagatgtattttatatatacatatgattttgcttatgtatttatatagataaggctatcgttattgatatgaaaaaaaaatgtattgaaagtcaaaacaagaatttaccagacaccagaaatgaccctttttggcaggtgtctaatgaggtttgatctacGCCAAATAAACACCcgataacagctcaggtagctggtatgggagcatcattgttctataagtctctatatgaaTGTTCGGTCGTTTACTGTCCCTATAAAATGtatagaaacctctctcaataaatcagtcctctgaatgagtatctcgaaactagtcaggacttaatcttatatttcatatttttatttcccctgtattcttctgcatatatatatatatatatatatataaatatatatatatatatatatatatatatttatatatatatatatatatatataaatatatatgtatatatatatatatatatatgtatatttatatatatatatatatatatatacatatatatatatatatatatatatatgtatatttatatatatatatatatatatatatatttatatatatacatatatatagatatataatatatatatatatatatatataaatatatatatatatatatatatacatatatatagatatataatatatatatatatatatatgaatatatatatatatatgtgtgtgtgtatatatatatatatatatatatctatataaatatatatttatatgtatgttatatatatgtatatatacatatatacatataagaatataaatttatatatataaatatatatatacatatatataaatatatattaacatatatatatatatatatatatggttatatatatatatatatatatatatatttatatacatatatatatatatatatatatatttatatatatatatatatatatagatatatatttctatataaatatatatttatatatgttatatatatatgtatatatacatatatataaatataaatatatatacatatatataaatatatattaacatatatatatatatatatatatatacttacatatgagtGTTTGTGcgtctgtttttgtgtgtgtgtgtggtctgtcTTTAGAGCATTGTTCTGCTATGGAAATTTCACTATCCCTTGTATATGCCGTTCCTTACATTGTTTACCAAAGGTTATCCCTCCAAttgttattcttcttttaattatcGTCTCATgttctgggaaaacacttactgtctgcctctAGAGGTTCGTCGACAAATTTATTTGTCACTTCTCTGCGTTTTCGTTGAACAATATCGGAGTTTTACCTATATTCAATCACATTCGtacatttttttcttctattcaaaTATTCCCAATAATACTAATTACTACAGTTTCCTAGTCAAAGTTCTCAAGAACTGTAAATAATATAAGATAAATATGGTTTCCCTGCCCAACTCTTTTCTCTTATCTCTATATGGTATTTTGGTATGCTATATacttatctttatattttctaacttaaaattcatctattcctggtCTTTTAAGGGCTCTCGttgctgctgaaattttgacagaatcaagagcattttcatagtctataaacgcCACATATAATGGTTTGTAATAATCTGTTAATTTTTTCGCTGTTGGTAAGTTGTTGACTGGTTGCTTCTAAATCCTTCCTGCTCTttagcttaatatgatctttgtgaatatttcatatattacagacCGTAAGCTTACTTGGCTATAATTTATAGGTGTTTTATGACTCCCTTTTTCGTcagttattataatgataaagtttttccaagctgttggTATAGAGCATCCTTACAGACATTTTTTTGTAAAGTTCATCGAGTTTTACTATTATAAAATCTCctacatttattattaaatcaattgttgggcCCTCTGCACTTGCttatttgcctcttttcatgcctgtaAGGGTttcctttacttctcctactatgATGATTAGTACCAGCTCAGGTGGTTCTATATTGGCAAcgttatttcttacatcactatggaatattattttatggaaatcctctgcaatttgtaCCATTCCTTCTCTTTGGCTGATATTATTTCCGTTTTCAATCTTTAGGATAAACATTTGTTGGCGTTCTGTTCGAAGTGTTCT contains these protein-coding regions:
- the LOC137659911 gene encoding uncharacterized protein, translating into MERVALAVSWCLQKARLFLLGCPHLTVVTDHRLLTKLLWDRALTDIFNPHLFRLNKRTLQYRFRVKYLPGMRNSVADFLSRKPALKADPSAHNVDLDKDLTDAIAAAVLAAVEHDSCVMDEASVRQVAVSDPVYQLFMARVLAGDWADRKSQEVACLRHFYGVRERLAVIQDLVTYTFEQGNVRLVIPETLRQQVAASLHAGHQGLDSLQRRRCTGLDSRGTCSITDLRAKNATYTHHPRPRRNSSSRRPQSTPSR
- the LOC137659912 gene encoding uncharacterized protein: MKVADMFQHNGHSYMAYANRLTGWLELAHFPRGTSSSNIKTQLRHYFASWGALEQISTDDGTNLASEEIGEFFKLWLVSVRLSSAQYPQSNGRAEAAVKGGKHIIMANTGSGGNLHTDKSSMSMLQYLNPPSLRNK